One window of Nymphaea colorata isolate Beijing-Zhang1983 chromosome 1, ASM883128v2, whole genome shotgun sequence genomic DNA carries:
- the LOC116248866 gene encoding probable calcium-binding protein CML36: MKLAKKIPALFRSSSSKSRSPSVSRSNPSSFSSSSSSSSSSGDMKAGTPKSVLPRFPSGAWPECPPDEVHCDFTEVFRILDKDGDGKIARAELEDVLRRLGSATPAEVSLMVSLADRDGDGCITVEEFGALGQVAAGPAQGTELMDAFRVFDSDGDGRISAEELLCVLQALGDEDCTLDDCRRIIRSVDSDGDGFVGFEDFEKMMKQQRW; this comes from the coding sequence ATGAAGCTGGCAAAGAAGATACCCGCTCTCTTCAGATCTTCCTCCTCCAAGTCCCGCTCCCCCTCCGTCTCCCGCTCCAACCCCTCCTCCTTtagctcctcctcctcctcctcctcctcttccggCGACATGAAGGCCGGCACGCCCAAGAGCGTGCTCCCCAGGTTCCCCTCCGGCGCCTGGCCCGAGTGCCCCCCCGACGAGGTCCACTGCGACTTCACCGAGGTGTTCCGCATCCTGGACAAGGACGGCGACGGGAAGATCGCCAGGGCGGAGCTCGAGGACGTGCTGCGGCGCCTCGGCTCCGCCACGCCCGCCGAGGTGTCCCTCATGGTCAGCCTCGCGGACAGGGACGGCGACGGCTGCATCACGGTCGAGGAGTTCGGGGCGCTGGGCCAGGTCGCCGCCGGGCCCGCGCAGGGGACCGAGCTCATGGACGCCTTCCGCGTCTTCGACTCCGACGGCGACGGCAGGATCTCCGCGGAGGAGCTCCTCTGCGTGCTGCAGGCGCTCGGCGACGAGGACTGCACGCTGGACGACTGCCGGAGGATCATCCGCAGCGTCGACTCGGACGGCGACGGCTTCGTTGGGTTCGAGGACTTCGAGAAGATGATGAAGCAGCAGAGATGGTGA
- the LOC116257593 gene encoding bifunctional protein FolD 4, chloroplastic-like, translating to MESVPSRLSLQSLARASLPSLSRPSLPSPSLLLLHRRLTAFSVALPSFARKQSLAASPLRPFAALSEQSDLSEHTAAIIDGKLISKQIKDEIASEISRMKDAIGIVPGLAVILVGTRKDSQTYVRNKKKGCELVGITSHEALLPEDASEEDVLRLVSGFNDDPSVHGILVQLPLPKHMNEGKVMDAISIYKDVDGFHPLNVGYLAMQGKNPLFVPCTPKGCLELLSRSGINIEGKRAVVIGRSNIVGIPAALLLQKQNATVSIIHSKTKDPEKITREADIIIAAAGVPNLVRGSWIKPGAVVIDVGINPVNDPTAPRGYNLVGDVCFDEACKVASAITPVPGGVGPMTIAMLLSNTLDSAKRMHNFK from the exons ATGGAGTCGGTGCCGTCTCGCCTGTCCTTGCAGTCGCTGGCTCGAGCATCCCTGCCTTCCCTCTCGAGGCCGTCCCTGCCGTCGCCCTCTCTCCTTCTACTCCACCGCCGACTTACCGCTTTCTCTGTTGCCCTCCCCTCGTTCGCCCGAAAGCAGAGTCTCGCCGCTTCGCCACTTCGCCCCTTCGCTGCCCTCAGCGAACAGAGCG ATCTATCTGAACATACTGCTGCCATTATCGATGGAAAGttgatttcaaaacaaatcaaggATGAAATTGCTAGTGAAATATCTAGAATGAAAGATGCAATTGGCATTGTACCTGGTTTGGCTGTTATTTTGGTCGGAACAAGGAAGGATTCTCAAACTTATGTTCGTAACAAGAAAAAGGGTTGTGAGTTAGTGGGGATTACTTCTCATGAAGCTCTTTTACCTGAAGATGCTTCAGAAGAGGATGTTCTTCGTCTAGTCTCGGGTTTTAATGATGATCCTTCAGTTCATGGAATCCTTGTTCAACTTCCGCTACCAAAG CATATGAATGAAGGAAAAGTCATGGATGCTATTAGCATTTATAAGGATGTCGATGGCTTCCATCCTCTCAATGTAGGTTATCTTGCGATGCAAGGGAAGAATCCGTTATTTGTTCCATGCACTCCAAAAGGTTGCTTGGAATTGCTAAGTCGATCTGGCATCAACATTGAAGGGAAGAGAGCTGTTGTTATTGGTCGTAGTAATATAGTTGGAATACCAGCTGCATTACTATTGCAG AAGCAAAATGCCACAGTAAGCATCATACACTCCAAAACGAAGGATCCTgagaaaattacaagagaagctGACATCATCATTGCTGCTGCAGGAGTCCCCAATTTGGTTAGAGGCAGCTGGATAAAGCCTGGTGCTGTGGTGATTGATGTTGGTATCAACCCGGTAAAC GATCCTACAGCTCCGCGTGGTTATAACTTGGTTGGTGATGTATGCTTTGATGAGGCCTGCAAGGTAGCCTCTGCAATCACCCCAGTTCCTGGTGGAGTTGGTCCAATGACAATAGCCATGCTTTTGTCCAACACGCTGGATTCAGCAAAAAGGATGCACAATTTCAAATGA
- the LOC116257618 gene encoding zerumbone synthase-like, protein MATEAETVAEDASLSAKRLEGKVAIVTGGARGIGRTTAELFHQHGAKVIIVDVLDELGQSVCAARGDPDGFLYSHCDVTVEADVAAAVDLALARFGRLDIMVNNAGVSGAGDRHDIREVDLDGFRRVFAVNVDGVFLGIKHAARAMVPRQRGSIVCLASVASTIGGVGPHPYVASKHAVLGLVRSAAADLGRHGVRVNCVSPYAVGTPLALPFSEGGESSALHDFHRYVGQFANLQGVNLTVDDVALAVLYLAGDESKYVSGLNLVVDGGFSCVNHCFGIYRP, encoded by the exons ATGGCAACTGAAGCAGAGACTGTTGCTGAAGATGCTTCCCTATCTGCCAAAAG GTTGGAAGGGAAAGTGGCGATCGTGACGGGAGGAGCGAGAGGGATCGGGCGGACCACGGCGGAGCTCTTCCACCAGCACGGCGCTAAGGTCATCATCGTGGACGTGCTGGACGAGCTTGGGCAGTCCGTCTGCGCGGCGCGGGGAGACCCCGACGGCTTCCTCTACTCCCACTGCGACGTCACCGTTGAGGCCGACGTCGCCGCGGCCGTCGACCTCGCCCTCGCCCGCTTCGGCCGCCTCGACATCATGGTCAACAACGCCGGGGTGAGCGGCGCGGGGGATCGCCACGACATCCGGGAGGTCGACCTCGACGGATTCCGGAGGGTTTTCGCCGTCAATGTCGACGGCGTCTTCTTGGGCATCAAGCACGCGGCGCGGGCTATGGTTCCGAGGCAGAGGGGCAGCATCGTCTGCCTCGCCAGCGTGGCCTCGACCATCGGAGGGGTCGGTCCCCACCCATACGTGGCGTCCAAGCACGCCGTGCTGGGTCTCGTCCGCAGCGCCGCCGCGGATCTCGGCCGCCACGGCGTGCGCGTGAACTGCGTCTCCCCCTACGCCGTGGGCACCCCGCTGGCTCTTCCCTTTTCCGAGGGCGGCGAGTCCTCTGCCCTCCACGATTTCCACCGCTACGTCGGCCAGTTCGCCAACCTCCAGGGCGTGAACCTCACCGTCGACGACGTCGCCCTGGCCGTGCTCTACCTCGCCGGTGATGAGTCAAAGTACGTGAGTGGTCTCAACCTTGTGGTCGATGGTGGCTTCTCCTGCGTCAACCACTGCTTCGGCATTTACAGGCCATGA
- the LOC116257606 gene encoding zerumbone synthase-like — protein MATEAETVAKDDSLSAKRLEGKVAIVTGGARGIGRTTAELFHQHGAKVIIVDVLDELGQSVCAARGDPDGFLYSQGDVTVEADVAAAVDLALARFGRLDIMVNNAGVSGGNERHDIREMELDRFRRVLAVNVDGVFLGIKHAARAMVPRRSGSIVCIGSVASTMGGFGPHPYAASKHAVLGLTRSAAADLGRHGIRVNCVSPYGVATPLAIPFSEGGDSSSSSIDGFHHYVGQFANLKGVNLTVDDVAQAVLYLAGDESKYVSGLNLVVDGGFTCVNHSFGIYKP, from the exons ATGGCGACTGAAGCGGAGACTGTTGCTAAGGATGATTCCCTGTCTGCAAAAAG GTTGGAAGGGAAAGTGGCGATCGTGACGGGAGGAGCGAGAGGGATCGGGCGGACCACGGCGGAGCTCTTCCACCAGCACGGCGCCAAGGTCATCATCGTGGACGTGCTGGACGAGCTTGGGCAGTCCGTCTGCGCGGCGCGGGGAGACCCCGACGGCTTCCTCTACTCCCAGGGCGACGTTACCGTCGAGGCCGACGTCGCGGCGGCCGTCGACCTCGCCCTCGCCCGCTTCGGCCGGCTCGACATTATGGTCAACAACGCCGGCGTGAGCGGCGGGAATGAGCGCCACGACATCCGCGAGATGGAGCTAGACAGATTCCGACGGGTGTTAGCCGTGAACGTCGACGGCGTTTTCTTGGGCATCAAGCATGCGGCACGGGCCATGGTTCCGAGGCGGAGCGGCAGCATCGTGTGCATCGGCAGTGTGGCCTCGACCATGGGAGGTTTCGGCCCCCACCCATACGCGGCGTCCAAGCATGCCGTCCTCGGGCTCACCCGCAGCGCTGCCGCAGACCTTGGCCGCCACGGCATCCGCGTCAACTGTGTCTCCCCCTACGGCGTGGCCACTCCGCTGGCGATTCCCTTCTCCGAGGGCGGcgactcctcctcctcctccatcgaCGGGTTCCACCACTACGTCGGCCAGTTCGCCAACCTCAAGGGGGTGAACCTCACCGTCGACGACGTCGCTCAGGCCGTGCTCTACCTCGCCGGCGATGAGTCCAAGTACGTGAGTGGTCTCAACCTGGTGGTTGATGGCGGCTTCACATGCGTCAATCACAGCTTCGGCATTTACAAACCATGA
- the LOC116267896 gene encoding serine--glyoxylate aminotransferase: MDYVYGPGRNHLFVPGPVNIPEPVIRAMNRNNEDYRSPAVPALTKTLLEDVKKIFKTTTGTPFLFPTTGTGAWESALTNTLSPGDRTVSFLIGQFSLLWIDQQKRLNFNVDVIESDWGQGANLSILASKLAADRSHTIKAICIVHNETATGVTNNLAAVRRILDDYRHPALLLVDGVSSICALDFRMDEWGVDVALTGSQKALSLPTGMGIVCASPKALEASKYAKSVRVFFDWSDYLKFYKLGTYWPYTPSIQLLYGLRAALDLIFEEGLDNVIARHTRLGKATRLAVEAWGLKNCTQKEEWFSDTVTAVLVPPSIDSSEIVKRAWKRYNLSLGLGLNKVAGKVFRIGHLGNLNELQLLGCLAGVEMILKDVGYPVKLGSGVAAASAYLQNSIPLIPSRV; the protein is encoded by the exons ATGGATTACGTATATGGACCAGGGAGGAACCATCTTTTTGTTCCGGGACCTGTCAACATTCCGGAGCCTGTCATCCGGGCCATGAACAGAAACAATGAGGATTACCGTTCTCCAGCTGTACCAGCTTTAACAAAAACTCTTCTGGAGGATGTaaagaagattttcaaaacaacCACTGGTACCCCATTCCTCTTCCCTACTACAG GGACTGGTGCATGGGAGAGTGCTTTGACAAACACACTATCACCTGGTGACAGGACTGTTTCATTTCTGATTGGCCAATTCAGTCTCCTGTGGATAGACCAACAGAAGCGACTCAACTTCAATGTTGATGTCATTGAGAGTGACTGGGGACAAGGAGCAAACCTCTCGATACTGGCTTCAAAACTTGCAGCGGACAGGTCTCACACCATCAAGGCTATTTGTATTGTTCACAATGAGACTGCAACTGGAGTTACCAACAACTTGGCAGCTGTTAGAAGAATCCTCG ATGACTACAGGCATCCTGCACTGCTGCTTGTGGATGGAGTATCTTCAATATGTGCTCTTGATTTCCGTATGGATGAATGGGGAGTAGATGTTGCACTGACTGGGTCTCAGAAGGCTCTATCACTGCCCACCGGTATGGGCATCGTTTGTGCTAGTCCAAAAGCATTGGAAGCATCAAAATATGCTAAATCAGTAAGGGTGTTCTTTGATTGGAGTGACTACCTGAAGTTCTATAAGCTTGGAACATATTGGCCATACACACCTTCAATTCAACTTCTCTACGGGCTAAGAGCAGCACTTGACCTCATATTTGAAGAGGGTCTTGACAATGTGATTGCCAGGCATACACGCCTAGGGAAAGCAACAAG ACTTGCTGTTGAAGCATGGGGCTTGAAGAACTGCACTCAAAAAGAAGAATGGTTCAGTGACACAGTCACAGCCGTGCTAGTTCCTCCATCCATTGACAGTTCTGAAATAGTTAAGAGGGCTTGGAAAAGATACAATCTGAGTTTAGGATTGGGTTTGAACAAAGTGGCTGGCAAGGTGTTCAGAATAGGGCATCTTGGCAATCTGAATGAG CTACAACTGCTGGGTTGCTTGGCTGGAGTGGAGATGATACTCAAGGATGTTGGATATCCGGTGAAGTTAGGGAGTGGAGTGGCAGCTGCTTCTGCTTACCTGCAGAACTCAATCCCTCTGATTCCTTCTCGAgtctaa